In Streptomyces sp. TLI_146, the genomic stretch CTCACCGACGGCCCGGTCTTCGCGGTCGCCCCGACCGCCTGGGCTCAGTTCGTCGGGTGGGCCGCCTGAGCGGCGGTCACGCTCGGGACGAGTTCGCGGAACGGGTCCGCCGACTCCGTACCCGACCTGCCGAACGGCGCGTCGAAGCTCCAGACCAGGAACAGCAGGAAGACGATCAGGCCGCTGAAGATCCCGGCGAGCAGCAACTCCCTCGCCGAGCGGCGGATCTGGAGCGTGAAGATCAGGCCGATCGTCACCACGGCCCCGGCGACGAGGCCGAACCAGACGACCCCCGGCAGCGTGGAACCGGCGCTGTCGAGCCGCGTGTGCCGGGCGTCGTCGGCGGTGGCGATCTGGTCGAGCAGCGGCTGATAGGCCTGCGCCTGGAGGTCGTTGGCGGGTGCGCGGTGGGTGACGTCGGTGCGTACGGCGGCGAGCAGCGCGGCCCCGTCCGGCGACGGCTCCTGGCCCTGGACCAGTAGGGGCCACTCGGCCGACACGGTGTGGGCGGCGTACGCACCGATCTCGTTGCGGATGCGGTCGCGTACGGCGGGCGGGTACACGTCGACCCGCTGGCCGACCTCGTACAGCGCCTGGGCCTCGCGCTGCACGGAGTCCTCGGCCGCGCCGCGCGCCTCCCAGACGCCCGCGATCGCGAGGCCGAGCACGATGGCGTACACGACGCCGACCATCATCACCATGTACTCGATGACGTCGGGCGTCTCACTGGGGTCCTCGGCGTCCGCGACGCGGCGGTGGCGCAGCACGGTGACGGTGAGGACGACGGCGCAGACGAGCACCAACGCGGCGAGGAGTACTAGCCATTGCGACACGGGCGGGCTCCGGAACGGGATCGGGGGCGGAGGATGGCGGCGGCCAGGACGGCGGGCGTGGTGACGACGAGCATCAGCGTGACCGTGGAGAAACCGGCGGGGGCCGGGCGTTCGTGGGCGGTGGAGCGGTAGGGGTGCGCGAGGTGGTGCACGGCCGCGTGGGCGCGGGGCTTCGCGGCGGGGTGCGGCGCGGGCACCACGGGTACCTCCGGGCGCCGCACCGGGTCC encodes the following:
- a CDS encoding DUF4239 domain-containing protein, which gives rise to MSQWLVLLAALVLVCAVVLTVTVLRHRRVADAEDPSETPDVIEYMVMMVGVVYAIVLGLAIAGVWEARGAAEDSVQREAQALYEVGQRVDVYPPAVRDRIRNEIGAYAAHTVSAEWPLLVQGQEPSPDGAALLAAVRTDVTHRAPANDLQAQAYQPLLDQIATADDARHTRLDSAGSTLPGVVWFGLVAGAVVTIGLIFTLQIRRSARELLLAGIFSGLIVFLLFLVWSFDAPFGRSGTESADPFRELVPSVTAAQAAHPTN